Proteins from a genomic interval of Rickettsia sp. Oklahoma-10:
- the ubiG gene encoding bifunctional 2-polyprenyl-6-hydroxyphenol methylase/3-demethylubiquinol 3-O-methyltransferase UbiG, translating to MSSIDKKELEKFEKISHNWWNKDGEFGILHHINPIRLEYIIEKITSHYNSISKLEILDVGCGGGLIATPLALQDFNVTAIDALHSNIETATAYAKEKGVKINYLQSTIEELKSDKLYDVVICLEVIEHVENIQQFILNLVKHIKPNGIAIISTINRIKKAYVLGIIVAEYILGWVPKNTHNYSKFLKPSEIYEMLTDTGVEIKELKGLVYDIAKNEWKLSDNIEVNYFMCLERKMH from the coding sequence ATGTCATCAATTGATAAAAAAGAATTAGAAAAATTTGAGAAAATTTCCCATAATTGGTGGAATAAGGACGGAGAGTTTGGTATCTTACACCATATAAACCCTATTCGTCTTGAGTATATAATAGAGAAAATAACCTCACATTACAACTCTATTTCTAAATTAGAAATATTAGACGTTGGTTGCGGGGGAGGATTAATTGCAACGCCTCTAGCACTTCAAGATTTTAACGTTACGGCCATTGATGCACTGCACAGTAACATTGAAACGGCAACTGCTTATGCTAAGGAAAAGGGTGTAAAGATAAATTATTTACAATCTACTATAGAAGAGTTAAAGAGCGACAAACTATATGATGTGGTCATTTGTCTTGAAGTTATTGAGCATGTAGAAAACATACAACAATTTATACTAAATTTGGTGAAGCATATTAAGCCAAACGGTATAGCAATAATTTCTACAATTAACCGCATTAAAAAAGCTTATGTACTTGGAATAATAGTTGCTGAATATATTTTAGGATGGGTGCCAAAAAACACTCATAATTATAGTAAATTTTTAAAACCCTCGGAAATTTATGAAATGCTTACGGACACCGGCGTTGAAATTAAGGAGCTGAAAGGTTTGGTATATGATATAGCTAAAAATGAATGGAAGTTAAGTGACAATATAGAAGTAAATTATTTTATGTGTTTAGAAAGAAAAATGCATTAG
- a CDS encoding metal ABC transporter permease: MILIILALILISCIFAPLGCIALWKKYIYFSDGLAHSSFLAASISIMIHCPLIYSGIIVAILFSFLVFIFKNNSEKNSVINLISSFMLAIALVINYFTSLQNNIVHLLFGDILSVSFNDLIILAIVLITIIGFIIYFYNQILLIIINRDIAVIKGLKVNIIELIFLLLLSLSVFSAIKIVGVLMVTAILLIPVMIARFVAYSPSQMIIISILISLFINFCAALSSFYFNLPLTPIFIIIGVFIYGLLYLKQLFVD, translated from the coding sequence ATGATTTTAATAATACTAGCCTTAATTTTAATTAGCTGTATATTTGCCCCCCTTGGCTGCATTGCATTATGGAAGAAATATATTTATTTCAGTGACGGGCTTGCTCATAGCAGTTTTTTAGCAGCTAGCATAAGTATTATGATACATTGTCCATTAATATATTCAGGCATAATAGTTGCGATTCTTTTTTCATTTCTTGTGTTCATTTTTAAAAATAATTCTGAAAAAAATTCGGTTATTAACTTAATTTCTAGCTTTATGTTAGCTATAGCGTTAGTTATTAATTATTTTACTTCTTTGCAGAATAATATAGTACATTTGTTGTTTGGGGATATTTTATCTGTATCTTTTAATGATTTGATTATACTTGCAATAGTGCTAATAACTATTATAGGCTTTATAATATATTTTTATAATCAAATTCTTCTTATAATTATCAATAGAGATATTGCAGTCATAAAAGGCTTAAAGGTCAATATTATTGAGCTAATATTTTTACTTCTGCTCTCATTATCGGTATTTTCTGCTATAAAGATTGTTGGGGTACTTATGGTGACTGCTATTTTACTTATTCCTGTTATGATTGCACGGTTTGTGGCGTATAGTCCATCTCAGATGATTATAATATCAATTCTTATCTCTTTATTTATTAATTTTTGTGCGGCACTTAGCTCTTTCTATTTTAACCTACCTTTAACTCCAATATTTATCATAATAGGTGTGTTTATTTATGGTTTGCTATATTTAAAGCAATTATTTGTGGATTAA
- the gltX gene encoding glutamate--tRNA ligase: MTNVITRFAPSPTGFLHIGSARTALFNYLFARHHNGKFLLRIEDTDKLRSTNEAVEAIFSGLKWLGLDWDGEVIFQSKRNDLYKATAIKLLQAGKAYYCFTSQEEIEKQRQKALENKQHFIFNSEWRDKDPTAHPTDIKPVIRLKTAREGNIVIRDTVQGDVVIDNSHIDDMVLLRSDGTATYMLAVVVDDHDMGITHIIRGDDHLTNAARQIAIYQACGYAVPSMTHIPLIHGADGTKLSKRHGALGIGAYKDMGYLPESLCNYLLRLGWSHSNDEIISMDQAIKWFNLDSIGKSPAKLDFAKMNNLNVHYLRLLDNDSLTSKTVERLRQNYNVSKQEVIYINQAIQSLLLRSETLLDLARLAKIYLVDTPIIYKQDAKEIIENCDKDLIKQIIEHLNKLEQFDKESVQNKFKEIATHNGLKLNELMKPVRALITGMTASPSVFEIAEILGKENILKRLKII; encoded by the coding sequence ATGACTAACGTAATTACTAGGTTTGCTCCATCACCGACAGGGTTTTTACATATAGGTTCGGCAAGAACCGCTTTGTTTAACTATTTATTTGCAAGACATCATAACGGTAAGTTTTTGCTTCGCATTGAAGACACTGATAAATTAAGATCAACAAACGAAGCTGTAGAAGCTATATTCTCAGGTCTAAAATGGCTAGGACTTGATTGGGACGGTGAAGTTATATTTCAGTCAAAACGTAATGATCTTTACAAAGCAACTGCAATAAAATTACTGCAAGCAGGTAAAGCATATTATTGTTTTACTAGCCAGGAAGAAATAGAAAAACAGCGACAAAAAGCTTTAGAAAATAAACAGCATTTTATTTTTAATAGCGAGTGGCGTGATAAAGATCCAACTGCCCACCCTACTGATATTAAGCCGGTAATACGTCTAAAAACCGCAAGAGAAGGTAATATAGTAATTCGTGATACTGTGCAAGGCGATGTTGTAATAGACAATTCTCATATTGACGATATGGTGTTACTGCGTAGTGATGGCACTGCTACTTACATGCTAGCCGTTGTAGTAGACGATCATGATATGGGTATAACTCATATTATTAGAGGTGATGATCATTTAACCAATGCAGCAAGACAAATCGCTATTTATCAGGCTTGCGGCTATGCAGTGCCAAGCATGACTCATATACCACTAATTCATGGAGCAGATGGGACAAAATTATCAAAAAGGCATGGGGCCTTAGGTATTGGAGCTTATAAAGATATGGGATATTTACCGGAAAGTTTGTGTAATTATTTATTGCGTCTTGGTTGGAGCCACAGCAATGATGAAATTATTTCAATGGATCAGGCTATAAAATGGTTTAATCTTGATTCCATCGGTAAATCACCAGCTAAGCTTGATTTTGCTAAAATGAATAACCTTAACGTCCATTATTTACGACTACTTGATAATGATAGTTTAACTTCAAAGACTGTAGAGAGATTGAGACAAAATTATAATGTTAGCAAGCAGGAGGTAATTTATATAAATCAAGCCATACAGAGTTTGTTATTAAGAAGTGAAACGTTGCTAGATCTAGCACGACTTGCAAAAATTTATCTAGTAGATACACCTATCATCTACAAACAAGATGCAAAAGAAATTATAGAAAATTGTGATAAAGATTTAATTAAGCAAATTATAGAACATTTAAACAAGCTTGAGCAGTTTGATAAGGAATCCGTACAGAATAAATTTAAAGAAATAGCAACTCATAATGGCTTAAAACTAAATGAGCTTATGAAACCGGTTAGAGCCTTAATAACTGGCATGACAGCTTCACCTAGCGTATTTGAGATTGCAGAAATTTTAGGAAAAGAAAATATTTTAAAGAGATTAAAAATTATATGA